From the genome of Geobacter sp. SVR, one region includes:
- a CDS encoding family 16 glycosylhydrolase, whose translation MNLSRPLLAPSKLLYGIAMRCRRLLPRQISRTFGFSSPGEGPKIERIYVINLDRQPARLAEMEQELRHVLNWSGVELWNLTERSAAVDANHFMLEPLKDADIDPSYTLGEQLFVEPQPLALPTRLELNSPIQMSRPEIAVARSHINVWRQVAASNHEYALVLEDDVWFRSGFASHLDQAWGEIEAKGDRKSNFDILYLSYEEVKHGAPKTFLSSNVFRPLRGLWHLSGYVISREGAEKLLRLLPCRGPVDLWINHQFKVLDVHATRRSIISQRRDFSSTNSYSILPSLTKIGAITSEGASLFHVRPSERPVFAFGPGSSGLSSLAMALSMLGYRCCSDLQTLPSPEFEMLLTGRGDRVFDAYVNIGSLRGEVRALRERYPQAKFIVTTSKIEVTDEDDFKILDDLNGADIAVLHLESFNKWQIVCEHLRSAPPACAFPEFADLGQRQLLCGTIEADAVLNCETPKRDKSPWVVEPRQWWQGIRSVPIEGGSPITTAPVRASDCLKFLDTRLWLLRNDTFTGNLALFRPSNIEFRSGLGAALNIKKESLGVREYSAASLTSRDRYLFGRFEATIKASNVPGVVTGFFLHRDSPRQEIDIEIAGNRTDRLLVNVFYNPGDEGAKFDYGYRGAPSYIDLGFDAAESYHRFAIEWGPCEIRWYVDNRLVHRRADWEPTPIPHLPMALHVNAWPSRSKELAGRLTNRRLPTTTFIRSITLEANRHRRSLSL comes from the coding sequence ATGAACCTCAGCAGACCCTTACTAGCACCTTCGAAACTTCTGTATGGAATCGCTATGAGATGTCGAAGGCTACTGCCAAGGCAAATCTCTCGGACATTCGGCTTCTCCAGCCCAGGGGAAGGACCTAAGATTGAGCGGATCTATGTCATCAATCTAGATCGCCAGCCAGCTCGTTTGGCCGAGATGGAACAGGAGCTAAGACACGTTTTGAATTGGTCTGGAGTTGAACTTTGGAACCTTACTGAGCGATCTGCTGCCGTCGATGCTAATCACTTTATGCTGGAACCGCTAAAAGATGCCGACATCGATCCAAGTTACACTCTCGGTGAACAGCTCTTCGTCGAGCCCCAACCGCTAGCTCTCCCCACCCGACTAGAACTCAATTCTCCGATCCAAATGAGTCGACCTGAGATTGCAGTCGCTCGCTCACACATCAACGTCTGGCGACAGGTGGCGGCGAGTAATCATGAGTACGCTCTCGTCCTAGAGGACGATGTGTGGTTTCGATCCGGGTTTGCCTCACATCTGGACCAGGCGTGGGGTGAAATCGAGGCCAAAGGCGACAGGAAAAGCAATTTCGACATTCTCTATTTGTCTTACGAGGAGGTAAAACACGGCGCCCCGAAGACCTTCCTCTCAAGTAATGTGTTCCGCCCACTGCGCGGGCTCTGGCATCTGTCCGGGTACGTTATTTCGCGCGAAGGCGCTGAGAAGCTCCTTCGACTCCTCCCTTGTCGGGGACCAGTGGATCTATGGATAAATCACCAGTTCAAAGTTCTGGATGTACACGCGACAAGACGGTCTATCATCAGCCAGCGACGAGATTTTAGCTCCACTAACTCATATTCAATACTTCCCTCACTCACGAAAATTGGCGCTATCACCAGTGAGGGTGCATCCTTGTTCCACGTTCGCCCAAGTGAGCGGCCTGTGTTTGCATTTGGGCCAGGAAGTTCTGGCCTTTCATCACTTGCAATGGCCCTGTCAATGCTCGGATACAGATGTTGCAGCGATCTCCAAACGCTCCCAAGTCCTGAATTTGAGATGCTCCTTACAGGAAGAGGTGATCGAGTTTTTGATGCATATGTTAACATCGGGTCTTTGAGGGGGGAGGTCCGGGCCCTCAGAGAGCGTTACCCTCAGGCTAAATTCATTGTCACCACTAGCAAGATTGAAGTTACAGATGAAGACGATTTTAAAATTCTAGATGATCTCAATGGTGCTGATATCGCCGTACTTCATTTAGAGTCATTCAATAAATGGCAGATTGTTTGCGAGCACCTCAGAAGCGCACCGCCAGCTTGTGCCTTCCCTGAGTTTGCTGACCTTGGACAGAGACAGCTCCTCTGCGGAACCATTGAAGCGGACGCGGTCCTGAACTGCGAGACGCCTAAACGTGATAAGTCGCCATGGGTTGTTGAGCCACGTCAGTGGTGGCAAGGTATTCGTTCCGTCCCGATAGAAGGGGGATCACCTATCACTACAGCTCCCGTTAGAGCAAGCGACTGTTTAAAATTTCTCGATACAAGACTTTGGCTTCTTCGAAATGATACCTTCACGGGCAATCTGGCGTTGTTTCGTCCCTCAAACATCGAATTCCGTTCTGGGCTCGGGGCTGCGCTCAATATCAAAAAGGAATCCTTAGGTGTTCGAGAATATAGCGCTGCATCGTTAACCAGTCGCGACCGATACCTATTCGGAAGATTTGAGGCAACCATTAAGGCGTCGAACGTACCTGGTGTGGTTACCGGTTTTTTTCTCCATCGCGATTCACCGAGGCAGGAAATTGATATTGAAATTGCGGGAAATCGAACAGATCGTCTCTTGGTCAATGTCTTTTACAATCCTGGTGACGAAGGCGCGAAGTTTGACTATGGATATAGAGGTGCACCAAGCTATATCGACCTTGGCTTTGACGCAGCTGAATCTTACCATCGGTTCGCTATAGAATGGGGTCCGTGCGAGATTCGCTGGTATGTTGACAATCGTCTGGTTCATAGGCGCGCTGATTGGGAACCCACGCCAATTCCCCACCTTCCAATGGCCCTCCATGTAAACGCTTGGCCATCTCGTTCCAAAGAACTTGCTGGTAGGCTAACCAACCGACGACTCCCAACAACAACTTTCATAAGATCAATCACGCTGGAAGCGAATCGACACCGGAGGTCTCTATCATTATGA
- a CDS encoding tetratricopeptide repeat protein → MGILSFLFGQKNVQDGASKVATGHAGNKDISFIGGIAEIKSIDFMGEYQKSPSGEWVICWADSDREDSRGGYRDSGYGSFVLYNFVENRIFAKGRLERPNHGSVSDKGTFSLEDWLFGGGLNGVFCAFTPTGEIICKKKFEANLLNSAISNDGTMAICQTANNPKGDDGNLLTAFDLERKTELFSIHPETGWANEYEFNEKEKQFIIVQKDIGKFSYDKTGNLLDKDHFETTRLTCKKYDMILFTAEDVLKRETVPKEHVELVLKSILNARNLGADKDHGWKAMALKLQGIALEALGRNKEALEVYDEALSINPKVGVKRKADSIRKKVI, encoded by the coding sequence GTGGGAATCTTGAGCTTTCTATTCGGCCAAAAGAACGTCCAAGACGGGGCTAGCAAGGTGGCTACAGGTCATGCGGGAAACAAAGACATTTCATTTATAGGTGGCATTGCTGAAATCAAGTCTATTGATTTCATGGGGGAATATCAAAAGTCTCCTTCTGGAGAATGGGTAATCTGTTGGGCAGATTCTGATAGAGAGGACTCCCGAGGAGGTTATCGGGATAGCGGGTATGGCTCATTCGTACTCTACAACTTCGTTGAGAACAGGATATTCGCCAAGGGAAGATTGGAGCGACCGAATCACGGCTCCGTTTCGGATAAGGGCACTTTCTCGCTGGAGGATTGGCTATTTGGTGGTGGTCTGAATGGCGTCTTCTGTGCCTTTACTCCTACAGGAGAAATCATATGCAAAAAGAAATTTGAGGCCAATCTGTTAAATAGTGCCATTTCAAACGATGGTACCATGGCAATTTGTCAAACAGCGAATAACCCCAAGGGAGATGACGGAAACTTGCTCACGGCTTTCGACCTGGAAAGAAAGACCGAATTGTTTTCGATTCACCCTGAAACAGGTTGGGCCAACGAGTATGAGTTTAATGAGAAGGAGAAACAGTTCATCATTGTTCAGAAGGATATCGGTAAATTCTCCTACGACAAGACGGGAAATCTTCTCGATAAAGACCACTTTGAGACCACTAGGTTGACCTGCAAGAAATATGACATGATTCTGTTCACTGCAGAGGATGTACTGAAGCGGGAAACCGTACCGAAGGAACACGTTGAGTTGGTTCTTAAATCTATTCTCAATGCTAGAAATCTAGGAGCTGATAAGGATCATGGATGGAAGGCGATGGCCCTTAAACTTCAAGGGATTGCCCTTGAGGCGTTAGGTAGGAATAAAGAAGCGCTTGAGGTGTACGACGAAGCTTTGAGCATCAATCCAAAGGTTGGGGTAAAACGCAAAGCTGACAGTATTAGGAAAAAAGTCATTTAA
- a CDS encoding glycosyltransferase family 32 protein, translated as MSDSTEADHRARSNFVQGCVQQSPDSDVASSVFPRKPPKRIVQFWNDLDRLPGDVRDCLESWRTVEEQGFELVLFDESKAGEFIHRKLGPRYKNAYDKCYHPAMQSDFFRLCYILVEGGCYVDADDVYHGHAIQHLFNDGRLKIQPLCYDMSTHGMVSPSAFTKPGVNDPNWIFYFNNNPLIAGRAHPIIELALARATLALERDIADELPDIQSTTGPGNLTKTIFDTAIKNDETRKTLVVLCDWENIATSKWPLSYRNDERNWRLSDRREYRRSILQNDKGDA; from the coding sequence TTGAGCGATTCCACCGAGGCCGATCACCGCGCGCGCTCCAACTTTGTTCAAGGATGTGTGCAGCAATCACCTGATTCCGATGTCGCGTCATCCGTATTCCCCAGAAAGCCGCCCAAGAGAATCGTACAGTTTTGGAACGACCTGGACCGTTTGCCTGGAGACGTTAGAGATTGTCTCGAATCATGGAGAACGGTTGAGGAGCAAGGCTTTGAATTAGTCTTATTCGACGAGAGCAAAGCAGGAGAGTTTATTCACCGAAAACTGGGGCCCCGTTACAAGAACGCGTACGACAAATGCTATCATCCAGCAATGCAGTCTGACTTTTTTCGGCTCTGCTATATCCTCGTGGAGGGTGGGTGCTATGTGGATGCGGACGATGTTTATCATGGCCATGCTATCCAACATCTCTTCAACGATGGGCGACTAAAAATTCAGCCTCTATGCTACGACATGTCAACACATGGAATGGTGTCGCCATCAGCATTCACTAAACCGGGGGTAAACGACCCGAACTGGATATTTTACTTTAATAACAACCCACTTATTGCAGGTCGAGCACACCCCATCATAGAACTGGCACTTGCAAGAGCTACGTTAGCTCTTGAGCGTGATATTGCGGACGAGCTGCCAGACATCCAGTCGACAACCGGACCCGGAAACCTGACCAAAACAATTTTCGATACTGCAATAAAGAACGACGAGACAAGGAAAACTTTGGTTGTCCTCTGCGATTGGGAAAATATTGCTACCAGCAAATGGCCTCTCAGCTATAGGAACGACGAAAGGAACTGGAGACTCTCGGACCGAAGGGAATATCGACGATCTATCCTACAAAACGACAAGGGAGATGCATGA
- a CDS encoding DUF6538 domain-containing protein, translating to MVFNYFRVDIPNDLSHYFPVSEIKRSLKTKDLDAAKKREIRKAILVFSYARAVASLRQVPHERRRADTNCEEANISP from the coding sequence ATGGTATTTAATTACTTCCGCGTAGATATCCCCAACGACCTATCCCATTACTTCCCTGTATCCGAAATCAAACGATCCCTGAAAACAAAAGACCTTGATGCTGCCAAGAAGAGGGAGATACGGAAAGCGATACTCGTTTTTTCTTATGCTCGTGCCGTTGCCAGTCTGAGGCAGGTCCCCCATGAGCGGCGGCGCGCTGACACCAACTGCGAGGAGGCCAACATCTCCCCTTAA
- a CDS encoding trypsin-like peptidase domain-containing protein, protein MSNKLLIVFLPFFLLVSSAIAEDATGKVTPEILRCVVKLETNPDASGKYERGTGFFVSESVSRGGKQTRRTFLVTNKHMVGDWTWSSPVIKNYKDYINAIVYTVHPIEGKYYKKLRVNIKERDNNLNHILRIHPNPNIDVVIFDLTEEIDKTDDLNIRSFDVSYLMPFYSISDQLIGIGDQVFALGYPFGISSVKHNFPIAKSGYIASIPSEPFYSQVLIDEDSDQPVIKRVAADITVIDGLIVPGNSGGPVILANELKSRRDPKTNQVQFSSKQTENYIIGIVSYGFSGSGLSFVFSTDYIRSLIETYIEEKFPVPRLKLINDPSNLSNRDD, encoded by the coding sequence ATGTCGAATAAACTTCTGATAGTGTTTTTACCATTTTTTCTGCTGGTCTCAAGTGCAATCGCAGAAGATGCAACTGGCAAAGTAACGCCTGAAATCTTGAGATGCGTGGTTAAGCTGGAAACCAATCCTGACGCAAGTGGAAAATACGAACGTGGCACAGGCTTTTTCGTTTCAGAATCAGTTTCACGGGGAGGCAAGCAAACTCGTAGAACATTTTTAGTGACCAACAAACATATGGTGGGTGACTGGACGTGGAGCTCTCCAGTTATTAAAAATTACAAGGATTATATAAATGCTATTGTATACACAGTCCACCCTATTGAAGGGAAATATTACAAAAAGCTTAGAGTCAATATAAAGGAAAGGGATAATAATTTAAATCATATATTAAGAATACATCCCAACCCTAATATAGATGTTGTTATTTTTGACTTGACAGAAGAAATAGATAAAACAGATGATTTAAATATAAGATCGTTTGATGTTAGCTATTTGATGCCATTTTATAGTATCAGCGATCAACTTATCGGTATTGGAGATCAAGTTTTTGCATTAGGTTACCCATTTGGCATATCGTCGGTTAAACATAATTTTCCCATAGCTAAATCCGGATATATAGCTTCAATTCCTAGTGAACCCTTTTACTCACAAGTCTTAATTGATGAAGATTCTGATCAACCTGTAATAAAACGCGTTGCTGCAGATATTACAGTAATCGATGGGCTTATCGTTCCAGGGAACAGTGGCGGTCCAGTCATTTTAGCGAATGAATTGAAATCACGTAGAGATCCGAAAACAAACCAAGTACAATTTTCTTCAAAGCAAACTGAAAATTATATTATTGGCATAGTTTCGTACGGGTTTAGCGGGTCCGGGCTCAGTTTTGTATTTAGCACAGATTACATCCGCTCCTTGATAGAGACATACATAGAAGAAAAGTTTCCTGTACCCAGACTAAAACTCATAAATGACCCTAGCAATTTAAGTAATCGTGATGACTAA
- the ribB gene encoding 3,4-dihydroxy-2-butanone-4-phosphate synthase: MHHPLAAHSLERVERALASLCGGNGVLVTDDEERENEGDLIFAAESLTTAQMAMLIRDCSGIVCLCLTDEKVRALELPMMVEENNSRFQTAFTVSIEAAEGVTTGVSAADRVATIAAAVADHASPSDLRRPGHVFPLRARPGGVLERPGHTEATVDLMRLAGLKPYGVLCELTNPDGSMARLPEIMKFARHHGLPVVTVQDLIAYRKWSRKLPQ; encoded by the coding sequence ATGCATCACCCTCTTGCAGCACACTCACTTGAACGAGTTGAGCGGGCGCTTGCTTCCCTGTGCGGCGGCAACGGCGTCCTCGTAACCGATGACGAGGAGCGGGAGAACGAAGGTGACCTGATCTTTGCCGCCGAATCCCTCACCACGGCCCAGATGGCCATGCTGATTCGCGACTGCAGCGGCATCGTCTGTCTCTGTCTGACTGATGAAAAGGTCAGGGCACTGGAGCTCCCCATGATGGTAGAGGAGAACAACAGCCGGTTCCAGACGGCCTTTACCGTTTCTATCGAGGCGGCAGAAGGGGTCACAACCGGTGTCTCCGCTGCGGATCGAGTGGCAACGATCGCGGCCGCTGTGGCCGACCATGCCAGTCCCTCAGACCTGCGCCGTCCGGGACACGTCTTCCCGCTCCGAGCCCGTCCCGGCGGTGTGCTGGAACGCCCCGGACACACCGAGGCGACGGTGGACCTGATGCGGCTGGCAGGGCTGAAACCGTACGGTGTGCTGTGTGAACTGACCAATCCTGACGGCAGCATGGCCCGACTGCCCGAGATCATGAAATTTGCACGGCACCACGGTCTTCCGGTGGTTACAGTGCAGGATCTTATCGCGTATCGGAAATGGAGTCGTAAGCTTCCCCAATAA
- a CDS encoding carbamoyltransferase C-terminal domain-containing protein translates to MNILSYNPGHDGAIAYLKDAQLLFSIEAEKNSNYRYSPISSPDVFNALGELDEIPDVICTGGWWPRDHYDYLHGSNVHVGYRGMTKSDVIVDKRRLLGRPVHYFSSSHERSHLLCAFGMSSLPKGTPCYALVWEGAIGAFYEIDSELNITLLADVLNQVGNRYALLYGLADPTFPKDGPYPCFEYAGKLMALASFSNRNTPSAEERKLLDFLLDSPYRELSAYEGLESSRYYNVGVDDPEFRNFAGIFSDKIFDVFYQFAKTNMKKRMPLIIAGGCGLNCDWNTKWKESGLFPEVFVPPVANDSGSAIGTAIDAQFHFTGNPKIDWNVYSGLGFDTAGAFDMAMYDLCEADNERIADMLANDLILGWVSGKYEIGPRALGNRSILAAPFQESTRTRLNEIKQREQFRPIAPVCLEEDAARWFGCDHASPHMLYTYRARTDALAAVTHVNKTARIQTVSSATNRSLYNLLIAFKARTGYGVLCNTSLNFNGKGFINKIDDLSSYVVKHNLDGFVVEGRSYILKSSRRYQAYLGMSSL, encoded by the coding sequence ATGAATATTCTCTCCTATAACCCCGGTCATGACGGTGCAATCGCCTACCTGAAGGATGCTCAATTGCTGTTTTCTATTGAGGCAGAGAAGAACTCGAACTACCGATACTCACCTATATCCAGTCCTGACGTGTTCAACGCTCTTGGTGAACTCGACGAAATCCCCGACGTCATTTGTACAGGTGGTTGGTGGCCACGCGACCACTACGACTATTTACACGGGTCGAATGTTCATGTCGGGTACCGCGGCATGACGAAGAGCGACGTCATCGTAGACAAACGGCGCCTATTAGGAAGGCCAGTCCACTATTTCTCGTCTTCTCACGAGCGGTCGCACTTACTTTGCGCTTTCGGCATGTCAAGTCTACCGAAAGGGACTCCATGCTATGCGTTGGTATGGGAAGGGGCGATAGGCGCTTTCTACGAGATCGATTCCGAACTGAACATAACACTGCTTGCCGATGTCCTGAATCAAGTGGGGAATCGCTATGCCCTACTCTACGGCTTAGCCGATCCAACCTTTCCTAAGGATGGACCCTATCCTTGCTTCGAGTACGCAGGTAAGCTCATGGCCTTGGCCTCATTTTCAAATCGCAACACGCCTTCAGCCGAAGAAAGGAAACTTCTCGATTTTCTACTGGACAGTCCGTACCGAGAACTGAGCGCGTACGAAGGCCTTGAAAGTTCGAGATACTACAACGTGGGGGTGGATGATCCGGAATTTCGCAACTTCGCTGGTATTTTTAGCGACAAGATCTTTGATGTTTTTTATCAATTCGCGAAAACGAACATGAAAAAAAGAATGCCGCTAATCATCGCAGGTGGGTGTGGCCTAAATTGTGACTGGAATACCAAATGGAAGGAATCAGGCCTTTTCCCCGAGGTTTTCGTGCCGCCTGTTGCAAATGATTCAGGTTCTGCGATCGGGACGGCGATCGACGCCCAGTTCCACTTTACTGGAAACCCAAAGATCGATTGGAACGTCTATTCAGGGCTTGGCTTCGATACGGCAGGAGCTTTCGATATGGCGATGTATGATCTCTGCGAGGCTGATAATGAAAGGATTGCCGACATGTTAGCCAATGACCTAATTCTGGGATGGGTGAGCGGCAAATATGAAATCGGCCCTCGGGCATTGGGCAACCGTTCAATTCTCGCCGCACCATTCCAAGAAAGCACCAGAACGCGGTTGAATGAGATAAAGCAGCGCGAGCAATTCCGTCCGATTGCTCCTGTTTGCTTGGAAGAAGATGCTGCGCGGTGGTTTGGCTGCGACCACGCGAGTCCGCATATGCTTTATACATATAGAGCAAGAACGGATGCGCTAGCGGCTGTTACTCACGTGAATAAGACTGCCCGCATTCAGACAGTGTCATCTGCGACCAACCGAAGCTTGTACAACTTGCTCATCGCATTCAAGGCGCGTACTGGTTACGGCGTCTTGTGCAATACCTCGCTGAACTTCAATGGTAAAGGATTTATAAACAAGATAGATGATCTTTCATCATATGTCGTAAAGCATAATTTGGATGGCTTTGTTGTTGAAGGGCGAAGCTATATCTTGAAGTCGTCGAGGCGTTATCAGGCATACTTAGGCATGAGCAGCCTTTAG